CTGGAGGGCCAGGGTCCGTACCGCGTACGCGGCGCCGAGGACGTCTTCAGAGCTGTCCATGGTTTCCTTCGGTGAGCTGGGAAGAAACACTTGTGATCAAGCTCGCATTGTATTTGCGGAAGTGGATTCCGGGCAAAACAAACAAGGCCCGGAATCCAATGATTCCAGGCCTTGCGTTGGTGCGCGGAGGGGGACTTGAACCCCCACCCCCTTTCGAGGACTAGCACCTCAAGCTAGCGCGTCTGCCATTCCGCCACCCGCGCAGGTGGTGTTCAGAGAAGCGGTTCAACACCTTCCGGTGCTTTACTTTCCTCCGAAGCAGCGAGAAAAACTCTAACACGGTTTGGGGTAACGGAAAAATCGAGGCTGGTCAGGGCGCCGTCCCTGGTCCTCCGGCGACCCGGGGCGCAACGAATGCCTGACTGGGGCCGCTGCTGGTGAGTAGGCTGATGGGACACGGGACGGGCTGCGGAAGCCGCAGTGCGCGTCGCCGGAACCTGCAGCCCAGCCACGCAAGGAGAGTTTCCATGTCTGTCATCCGCCCCGAAGACGAAGTAGTCCGGATCTGCCAGGAGCTCATCCGCATTGACTCCTCGAACTTCGGCGACGACACCGGTCCGGGGGAGCGTGCAGCGGCCGAATACACGGCCGGGCTCATCACCGAAGTGGGCCTCGAGGCTGAAATCTTCGAGTCCGCCCCAGGACGCGCCAATGTGGTGACCCGCCTGGCCGGCGAAGACCCATCGGCCGACGCCCTGGTGGTGCACGGGCACTTGGACGTTGTGCCTGCCCTGAAGGACCAGTGGAGCGTTGATCCTTTCAGCGGGGAACTGAAGGACGGGCTGGTGTGGGGCCGCGGCGCTGTGGACATGAAGGACATGGACGCCATGATCCTGTCGGTCATGCGCGACTTCGCCAGGACCGGCCGCAAACCCAAGCGGGACATCATCTTCGCCTTCTTTGCCGATGAGGAAGCCGGCGGCACGTACGGTGCCCGCTACGCCGTCGAACACCGGCGCGAGCTTTTCGACGGCGCCACGGAGGCCATCTCCGAAGTGGGGGGTTTTTCTGCCACGATCGGTGGTCAGCGTACCTACCTGCTGCAGACCGCTGAAAAGGGCCTCTCCTGGCTGCGGTTGGTGGCCCATGGCCGCGCGGGCCACGGCTCCCAGATCAACACCGATAACGCGGTCACCCGGCTCGCTGCCGCAGTGACCCGGATCGGCGAGTACAAGTGGCCCGTGGAGCTGACCCCCACCACCCGCCAGTTCCTGGACGGCGTGACGGAACTGACCGGCGTCGAATTCGACGCCGACAACCCGGACATCCTCCTGAAGGAGCTCGGTACCGTGGCCAGGTTCGTTGGAGCCACCCTGCAGAACACGTCCAACCCCACGCTCCTTCGTTCGGGCTACAAGCACAACGTCATCCCGGAGTCGGCGGAAGCATTCGTTGACTGCCGCACCCTGCCCGGCCAGCAGGAGCTGGTTTTCGAGACCATCAAGGAGCTCGCCGGGGACGGCATTGAGATCAGTTACGTCAATAAAGATGTGTCCCTGGAGGTACCCTTCGCCGGGAACTTGGTGGACTCCATGATCGACGCCCTGCATTCGGAAGATCCCGGGGCAAAGGTCCTCCCTTACACACTGTCCGGCGGGACCGATAACAAGTCGTTGAGCAAGATCGGC
This Paenarthrobacter sp. GOM3 DNA region includes the following protein-coding sequences:
- a CDS encoding M20/M25/M40 family metallo-hydrolase, whose amino-acid sequence is MSVIRPEDEVVRICQELIRIDSSNFGDDTGPGERAAAEYTAGLITEVGLEAEIFESAPGRANVVTRLAGEDPSADALVVHGHLDVVPALKDQWSVDPFSGELKDGLVWGRGAVDMKDMDAMILSVMRDFARTGRKPKRDIIFAFFADEEAGGTYGARYAVEHRRELFDGATEAISEVGGFSATIGGQRTYLLQTAEKGLSWLRLVAHGRAGHGSQINTDNAVTRLAAAVTRIGEYKWPVELTPTTRQFLDGVTELTGVEFDADNPDILLKELGTVARFVGATLQNTSNPTLLRSGYKHNVIPESAEAFVDCRTLPGQQELVFETIKELAGDGIEISYVNKDVSLEVPFAGNLVDSMIDALHSEDPGAKVLPYTLSGGTDNKSLSKIGITGYGFAPLMLPDELDFTGMFHGVDERVPAESLQFGARVLNRLLSNY